A genomic window from Triticum urartu cultivar G1812 chromosome 7, Tu2.1, whole genome shotgun sequence includes:
- the LOC125521451 gene encoding uncharacterized protein LOC125521451: protein MAVILCMLLAIGVLVLGATMLAVYLIYKPQMPYMEVTNAQLLQLDYSPADGVIRDIKFKFDLLAKNTNSKVDTSFSSFNIDVNFNGTTLLQLSTETFTVARESSVTLPYSGESRGTRLDPAGMQPMEEAVRSELVPITLSGKARTRWKKGVFLKVGFWTRLNCPLDFYYRTGNVAPIDHDTCRSRSP, encoded by the coding sequence ATGGCGGTGATCCTGTGCATGCTGCTGGCCATCGGCGTCCTCGTGTTGGGCGCCACGATGTTGGCCGTGTACTTGATCTACAAGCCCCAGATGCCGTACATGGAGGTGACCAACGCGCAGCTCCTGCAGCTCGACTACAGCCCGGCCGACGGCGTCATCAGGGACATAAAGTTCAAGTTCGATCTTCTGGCCAAGAACACCAACTCCAAGGTCGACACCTCCTTCTCCAGCTTCAACATCGACGTCAACTTCAACGGCACCACCCTGCTACAGCTGAGCACCGAGACCTTCACCGTCGCCCGGGAGAGCTCCGTCACGCTGCCGTACAGCGGGGAGTCGCGCGGGACGAGGCTGGACCCCGCCGGGATGCAGCCCATGGAGGAGGCGGTCAGGTCCGAGCTGGTGCCGATCACCCTGTCCGGCAAGGCGCGGACGCGGTGGAAGAAGGGCGTCTTCCTCAAGGTCGGCTTCTGGACGCGCCTCAATTGCCCCCTCGACTTCTACTACCGCACCGGCAACGTCGCGCCCATCGACCACGACACCTGCCGCTCCAGGTCGCCGTAG